A single region of the Corallococcus caeni genome encodes:
- a CDS encoding dihydrolipoyl dehydrogenase family protein, whose translation MAETFDVVVIGAGPAGENAGARAAAGGLKVALVEHELLGGECSYWACMPSKALLHPGETLWLAKHTPGVRELIQGPLKADAVLKHRDQMVSGYDDKSQVKWAEGAKLTVMRGHGRLTGPRKVAVTGKDGKVRELEAKQAVVVATGSKPRLPDIAGLKDSKPWDNREGTGAKAVPGRLVVLGGGVEAVELAQAWRELGSEVTLVQRGPRVLKRFEPFVGEQVAQALRDSGVRVLLETQATKVQRSGAQGEYTITLTGGDTLRADALLVAMGRTARTDDLGLDTVGLKPGASIEVDDQLRAKGVDGGWLYACGDANGRNLLTHMGKYQARLLGDVLLGKPVKAWADAKATPQVIFTHPQVGSVGLTEEKARKAGVPVKTVQYELGNVAGASVMGQDLKGTAKLVVDEQRRIIVGATFTGPGVGEMIHAATIAVAGEVTLDTLWHAVPSYPTVSEVWLRLLEAYGL comes from the coding sequence ATGGCCGAGACTTTCGACGTGGTGGTGATTGGGGCGGGGCCCGCGGGCGAGAACGCGGGCGCGCGGGCGGCGGCGGGTGGCTTGAAGGTCGCGCTGGTGGAGCACGAGCTCCTGGGCGGCGAGTGCTCCTACTGGGCCTGCATGCCCAGCAAGGCGCTCTTGCACCCTGGCGAGACGCTGTGGCTGGCGAAGCACACGCCCGGCGTTCGCGAGCTCATCCAGGGCCCGCTCAAGGCGGACGCCGTGCTCAAGCACCGCGACCAGATGGTGTCCGGCTACGACGACAAGTCCCAGGTGAAGTGGGCGGAGGGCGCGAAGCTCACCGTCATGCGCGGCCACGGCCGGCTCACCGGCCCGCGTAAGGTGGCCGTCACCGGCAAGGACGGCAAGGTGCGCGAGCTGGAGGCGAAGCAGGCCGTCGTCGTCGCCACGGGCAGCAAGCCGCGCCTGCCGGACATCGCGGGGCTGAAGGACTCCAAGCCGTGGGACAACCGCGAGGGCACCGGCGCGAAGGCGGTGCCGGGCCGGCTGGTGGTGCTGGGCGGCGGCGTGGAGGCGGTGGAGCTGGCGCAGGCGTGGCGCGAGCTGGGCTCGGAGGTGACGCTGGTGCAGCGCGGTCCCCGCGTGCTGAAGCGCTTCGAGCCCTTCGTGGGCGAGCAGGTGGCCCAGGCGCTGCGCGACTCCGGCGTGCGCGTGCTGCTGGAGACGCAGGCCACCAAGGTGCAGCGCTCCGGCGCGCAGGGCGAGTACACCATCACGCTGACTGGCGGGGACACGCTGCGCGCGGACGCGCTGCTCGTCGCCATGGGCCGCACCGCGCGCACGGACGACCTGGGCCTGGACACGGTGGGGCTCAAGCCCGGCGCGTCCATCGAGGTGGATGATCAGCTCCGCGCCAAGGGCGTGGACGGCGGCTGGCTGTACGCGTGCGGAGACGCGAACGGCCGCAACCTGCTCACGCACATGGGCAAGTACCAGGCGCGGCTGTTGGGTGACGTCCTCCTGGGCAAGCCCGTGAAGGCGTGGGCGGACGCGAAGGCCACGCCGCAGGTCATCTTCACGCACCCGCAGGTGGGCAGCGTGGGGCTCACCGAGGAGAAGGCGCGCAAGGCGGGCGTGCCGGTGAAGACGGTGCAGTACGAACTGGGCAACGTGGCCGGCGCGTCCGTCATGGGCCAGGACCTCAAGGGCACCGCGAAGCTGGTGGTGGACGAGCAGCGCCGGATCATCGTGGGCGCCACGTTCACGGGCCCCGGCGTGGGGGAGATGATCCACGCGGCCACCATCGCCGTCGCGGGCGAGGTGACGCTGGACACGCTCTGGCACGCGGTGCCGTCGTACCCCACCGTGAGCGAGGTGTGGCTGCGGCTGCTGGAAGCCTACGGCCTGTGA
- a CDS encoding non-proteolytic archaemetzincin-like protein, with the protein MPQKTLLLVTVGSPPSALVNGLQDPLATHLGVSTVVSRMALSSPAYAFNKDRSQYHCNAIMRRLGTVLDDAPQDLVMGVTDADLFEPDSPFIFGQADRESKVAVMSLFRLRQGAEGETLRRRVQVEAVHQAGHLIGLSYCEDSRCVMFFPQSPQDIDRKSLGPCNVCRNELNRLNR; encoded by the coding sequence ATGCCGCAGAAGACGCTCCTGCTGGTCACCGTGGGCAGTCCACCGTCCGCGCTCGTGAACGGCTTGCAGGATCCGCTGGCGACCCACCTGGGCGTCAGCACGGTCGTGAGCCGGATGGCGCTGTCGTCGCCGGCCTACGCCTTCAACAAGGACCGGAGCCAGTACCACTGCAACGCCATCATGCGCCGGCTGGGCACGGTGCTGGACGACGCGCCCCAGGACCTGGTGATGGGCGTGACGGACGCGGACCTCTTCGAACCGGACTCGCCCTTCATCTTCGGCCAGGCGGACCGCGAGTCCAAGGTCGCGGTGATGAGCCTGTTCCGGCTGCGCCAGGGCGCGGAGGGTGAGACGCTCCGCCGCCGCGTGCAGGTGGAGGCGGTGCACCAGGCCGGGCACCTCATCGGCCTGTCGTACTGCGAGGACTCGCGCTGCGTGATGTTCTTCCCGCAGTCCCCGCAGGACATCGACCGCAAGTCGCTGGGCCCCTGCAACGTCTGCCGCAACGAACTGAACCGCCTCAACCGCTGA
- a CDS encoding DUF3592 domain-containing protein, which produces MALFAARVLGATFVVVGLSMLVMTWGSYRRDMGILREGLHAEGTVVKKEFLAAPDDSDYVLHYAFTPPDGTRREHQRNVSPELWRRLRVGDRLQVRYGQSDPRRSFPEGQGVTSLGLALFVSVVLVLLTLIGSVALFGRAVPEATPVASASLPPSS; this is translated from the coding sequence GTGGCCCTCTTCGCGGCGCGGGTCCTGGGAGCGACGTTCGTGGTCGTGGGCCTGTCCATGCTGGTGATGACCTGGGGCTCCTACCGGCGGGACATGGGCATCCTGCGCGAGGGGCTGCACGCGGAGGGCACGGTGGTGAAGAAGGAGTTCCTCGCGGCGCCGGACGACAGCGACTACGTGCTGCATTACGCCTTCACGCCGCCGGACGGCACGCGGCGGGAGCACCAGCGCAACGTCTCTCCGGAGCTGTGGAGGCGGCTGCGCGTGGGGGACCGCCTCCAGGTGCGCTACGGCCAGAGCGACCCGCGACGCAGCTTCCCCGAGGGCCAGGGGGTGACGTCGCTGGGGCTGGCCCTCTTCGTCAGCGTCGTGCTCGTGCTGCTCACCCTCATTGGAAGCGTGGCGCTGTTCGGCAGGGCGGTGCCCGAAGCGACCCCGGTTGCCTCCGCCTCCCTCCCCCCGTCATCCTGA
- a CDS encoding ExbD/TolR family protein, which translates to MSATRRSLTPEMNVTPLVDVVLVLLIIFMVVTPQLEAGAAVELPAAMNPDPENKNLEPTTVSLASNGSFYLDRKQLTRDALVVELKALHQAKPDAPVVLKADRGVAYAQVRGVFKAMQDIGFPGISLQVIDRKKQ; encoded by the coding sequence ATGTCGGCCACGCGTAGGAGCCTCACGCCGGAGATGAACGTGACGCCGCTGGTGGACGTGGTGCTCGTCCTCCTGATCATCTTCATGGTCGTCACGCCGCAACTGGAGGCCGGCGCCGCGGTGGAGCTGCCCGCGGCGATGAACCCGGATCCGGAGAACAAGAACCTGGAGCCCACCACGGTGAGCCTGGCGTCCAACGGGTCGTTCTACCTGGACCGCAAGCAGCTGACCCGGGACGCGCTGGTGGTGGAGCTCAAGGCGCTGCACCAGGCGAAGCCGGACGCGCCCGTGGTGCTCAAGGCGGACCGGGGCGTGGCGTACGCGCAGGTGCGCGGCGTGTTCAAGGCGATGCAGGACATCGGGTTCCCGGGCATCAGTCTCCAGGTCATCGACCGGAAGAAGCAGTAA
- a CDS encoding TolB family protein, giving the protein MRRWLGGVVAVGMLGACEPLDDAGGGGTIGDVLFDQGFAFVRDDRNVYVVDDDGDPNSPQRLTTGGGAYTPSISKDGSSIVFVQRSGSTSSIQTVPTSGGSVATLISSNDAACGTCTNFRGPTFSPDGRTIVFAFDRGSGSVSSLGRIGVNGSGFTELTPGTTISYGSPSFFPSGNTVLAPAGSNTFQYNQLAFVPVGGGSPSYVSLGNEVLAIANRAVVSPDGRQVALDGRLSSGSTRIFVGSVTATGISGSLRRLTDYTSSTVQESFPSWAGSTQLGFLFNDSGGDPSIYRAPVSSTASSVTLAVPAANEPFYGPN; this is encoded by the coding sequence ATGCGGCGATGGCTCGGGGGTGTGGTGGCGGTGGGGATGTTGGGGGCGTGCGAGCCCCTGGATGACGCGGGCGGTGGCGGCACCATCGGCGACGTCCTCTTCGACCAGGGCTTCGCCTTCGTGCGCGACGACCGGAACGTCTACGTGGTGGACGACGACGGCGACCCCAACAGCCCGCAGCGGCTGACGACGGGCGGCGGCGCGTACACGCCCTCCATCTCCAAGGACGGCAGCAGCATCGTGTTCGTGCAGCGCTCGGGCAGCACGTCGTCCATCCAGACGGTGCCGACCTCCGGCGGCTCGGTGGCCACGCTCATCAGCAGCAACGACGCGGCGTGCGGCACGTGCACCAACTTCCGCGGGCCCACGTTCAGCCCGGACGGGCGCACCATCGTGTTCGCGTTCGACCGGGGCTCGGGGTCGGTCAGCTCGCTGGGGCGCATCGGGGTCAATGGCAGCGGCTTCACGGAGCTGACGCCGGGCACCACCATCTCCTACGGCTCGCCGTCCTTCTTCCCCAGCGGCAACACGGTGCTGGCGCCCGCGGGCAGCAACACGTTCCAGTACAACCAGCTCGCGTTCGTGCCGGTGGGCGGCGGCAGCCCCAGCTACGTGTCGCTGGGCAACGAGGTGCTGGCCATCGCGAACCGCGCGGTGGTGTCCCCGGACGGCCGGCAGGTGGCGCTGGACGGGCGGCTGTCGTCCGGCAGCACGCGCATCTTCGTGGGCAGCGTGACGGCCACGGGCATCAGCGGCTCCCTGCGGCGGCTGACGGACTACACGTCGAGCACCGTGCAGGAGAGCTTCCCCAGCTGGGCGGGCAGCACGCAGCTGGGCTTCCTCTTCAACGACTCCGGCGGTGACCCCAGCATCTACCGCGCGCCGGTGTCCTCCACGGCCAGCTCCGTCACGCTCGCGGTGCCCGCCGCGAACGAGCCCTTCTACGGGCCCAACTAA
- a CDS encoding ribosome-binding factor A, translated as MSSSRHRRPRASSRRSGSSLFHSEAPSARHLRVQSTLSEELSLLFRGELSDPRLEGVALTSCELSPEGRIASLGYTLPHDADPTDVKEALTRAEGYLRSQLAQHLNLKRTPHLRFVLVGTAPRTEPEAEDKDGGDA; from the coding sequence ATGTCCTCTTCCAGGCATCGCCGTCCCCGCGCGTCCTCCCGACGCTCGGGCTCCTCGCTGTTCCATTCCGAAGCCCCGTCCGCGCGTCACCTGCGCGTCCAGTCCACCCTCTCCGAGGAGCTCTCGCTGCTGTTCCGTGGCGAGCTGTCCGACCCCCGGCTCGAAGGCGTCGCGCTGACGTCGTGCGAGCTGTCCCCCGAAGGCCGCATCGCGAGCCTCGGCTACACGCTGCCGCACGACGCGGACCCCACCGACGTGAAGGAGGCCCTCACCCGAGCGGAGGGCTACCTGCGCTCGCAGCTCGCGCAGCACCTGAACCTCAAGCGCACCCCGCACCTGCGCTTCGTCCTCGTGGGCACCGCCCCGCGCACGGAGCCCGAAGCCGAGGACAAGGACGGAGGTGACGCATGA
- a CDS encoding ankyrin repeat domain-containing protein, which produces MSLFDAVAAGDRAALCAQLDAGADPNPFDAEGRTPLMMAARSGQDDLVQVLLEAGADPTLPDSVGETPFVAAAAYGHLRVCALLSSHATADEKDMARTLLRNQGIEEIPARPSRASEVAPDDFRRKLASAGAYVAGKLGDDGATKRLERVLRSEGNAPKGRK; this is translated from the coding sequence GTGTCCCTGTTCGATGCCGTCGCCGCGGGTGACCGCGCCGCCCTTTGCGCCCAGCTCGACGCGGGCGCGGACCCCAACCCCTTCGACGCCGAGGGGCGCACGCCGCTGATGATGGCCGCGCGCTCGGGCCAGGACGACCTGGTGCAGGTGCTCCTGGAGGCCGGCGCGGACCCCACGCTGCCGGACTCCGTGGGTGAGACGCCCTTCGTCGCCGCCGCCGCCTACGGCCACCTCCGGGTCTGCGCGCTCCTGTCCTCCCACGCCACCGCCGACGAGAAGGACATGGCGCGCACGCTGCTCCGGAACCAGGGCATCGAAGAGATCCCCGCGCGCCCCTCGCGCGCGTCCGAGGTCGCGCCCGACGACTTCCGCCGCAAGCTCGCCTCCGCGGGCGCCTACGTCGCGGGCAAGCTGGGCGACGACGGCGCCACGAAACGCCTGGAGCGCGTGCTGCGCTCGGAGGGCAACGCGCCCAAGGGCCGCAAGTAG
- a CDS encoding MotA/TolQ/ExbB proton channel family protein: MNFNLKEIYAHMGVFALGIAWTLIAFAVASLAVFFERLFVFFRSRAASRQFAGRAGPLLAQQQHDALVKEADGNKSSHLAMMLGGGMKTFLAKSRAPAGKLGAVELTRRDLVRINERITADVRRGMSVLATVGSVAPFVGLLGTVVGIIEAFAGIAKEGSGGLGAVSAGIAEALVVTALGLLVAIPAVLMFNFLSTRADALLLSLEQARSEFMDHLEDMAGDKRAVAGHGGSHGATDVVSTRTEAGDVGHA; the protein is encoded by the coding sequence ATGAACTTCAATCTCAAGGAAATCTACGCGCACATGGGCGTCTTCGCCCTGGGCATCGCCTGGACGCTGATCGCCTTCGCGGTCGCGTCGCTGGCGGTCTTCTTCGAGCGCCTGTTCGTCTTCTTCCGCTCGCGCGCCGCGTCCCGCCAGTTCGCGGGCCGCGCCGGTCCGCTGCTCGCGCAGCAGCAGCACGACGCGCTGGTGAAGGAGGCGGACGGCAACAAGAGCAGCCACCTCGCGATGATGCTGGGCGGCGGCATGAAGACGTTCCTCGCGAAGTCCCGCGCTCCCGCCGGCAAGCTGGGCGCCGTGGAGCTCACGCGCCGCGACCTGGTGCGCATCAACGAGCGCATCACCGCGGACGTGCGCCGGGGCATGTCGGTGCTGGCCACGGTGGGCTCGGTGGCGCCGTTCGTCGGTCTGCTCGGCACGGTGGTGGGCATCATCGAGGCCTTCGCCGGCATCGCGAAGGAGGGCTCCGGCGGATTGGGCGCGGTGTCCGCCGGCATCGCGGAGGCGCTCGTCGTCACCGCGCTGGGCCTGCTGGTCGCCATCCCCGCGGTGCTGATGTTCAACTTCCTGTCCACCCGCGCGGACGCGCTGCTGCTGTCCCTGGAGCAGGCCCGCAGCGAGTTCATGGACCACCTGGAGGACATGGCCGGCGACAAGCGCGCGGTGGCGGGCCACGGCGGCTCGCACGGCGCCACGGACGTCGTCTCCACGCGGACCGAGGCGGGCGATGTCGGCCACGCGTAG
- a CDS encoding energy transducer TonB has translation MFETFDSASSAPAARRFALSTTASVAVFGLIAVAAMTAANTVKEVIKEKKVDVVFRPPPPPPPPVVEVKPPPPPPPPVAKPPPRAAPPVAKAAPPPAVPTVAPAPLKAPDAVPLDKPPEAEKEVVAAAPMAVGGTGTLVPGGVVGGTGSGEGMAIGGGRAQPINLPETGTPPEPLAANLIPEYPSDARSKGLEGLVILKGVVEVDGRVTGLKVMRGDEPFASAALAAVRTWRFKPAVVSGQPTAVFRIFKVPFRLKS, from the coding sequence ATGTTCGAAACGTTCGACAGCGCCTCCAGCGCCCCCGCCGCCCGGCGGTTCGCGCTCTCCACGACCGCGTCGGTCGCCGTCTTCGGACTCATCGCCGTGGCGGCGATGACCGCAGCCAACACCGTGAAGGAAGTCATCAAGGAGAAGAAGGTGGACGTCGTCTTCCGTCCCCCTCCCCCTCCGCCGCCTCCCGTCGTGGAGGTGAAGCCGCCGCCCCCGCCGCCTCCGCCCGTCGCGAAGCCGCCGCCGCGCGCCGCGCCTCCCGTCGCCAAGGCCGCGCCTCCGCCCGCCGTGCCCACCGTCGCGCCCGCGCCGCTGAAGGCCCCGGACGCGGTGCCGCTCGACAAGCCCCCCGAGGCTGAGAAGGAGGTCGTCGCCGCGGCGCCCATGGCCGTCGGTGGCACCGGCACGCTCGTCCCTGGCGGTGTGGTGGGTGGCACCGGCAGCGGTGAGGGCATGGCCATCGGGGGTGGTCGTGCGCAGCCCATCAACCTTCCGGAGACGGGCACGCCGCCGGAGCCGCTGGCCGCGAACCTCATCCCCGAGTACCCGTCCGACGCCCGCTCCAAGGGCCTGGAGGGGCTGGTCATCCTCAAGGGCGTCGTCGAGGTCGACGGCCGCGTCACCGGCCTCAAGGTGATGCGCGGCGATGAGCCCTTCGCCAGCGCCGCGCTGGCCGCCGTGCGCACGTGGCGCTTCAAGCCCGCCGTCGTCTCCGGTCAGCCGACCGCCGTCTTCCGCATCTTCAAGGTCCCCTTCCGCCTCAAGTCCTGA
- a CDS encoding RtcB family protein encodes MMPRVLEVPPGAVPLLAWARTVPAAALKQLQQLAAQPYVTEHVAVMPDVHLASGVAVGTVFATQAHVVPGALGNDLGCGVSAHRFAFPAASLSRADLERLLSQLARVIPVGDAVHRGRGLPLPPGLEAPPLSTQKLAHAWERLAPRHLGTLGGGNHFLELDRDGAGDLWLLIHSGSRGVGGAVGEHHQRVARALGQGTPPALRTDTEEGQACVHDLDLACRFARANRDVLGARALAVLADVLGVAPDADSAVDVHHNHVASEPHFGRALWVHRKGAVGLAAGARGLIPGSMGTASYVVEGRAEPRAFRSCSHGAGRVLTRTEARARIRPDALVHALRRVVFDPGRAHALVEEAPAAYRDLTEVLEDEADLVTPRVRLTPLAVLKG; translated from the coding sequence ATGATGCCCCGCGTCCTCGAAGTCCCACCGGGCGCGGTGCCCCTCCTCGCCTGGGCGCGCACGGTGCCCGCGGCGGCCCTGAAGCAGCTCCAGCAGCTCGCCGCGCAGCCCTACGTCACGGAGCACGTGGCGGTGATGCCGGACGTGCACCTCGCGTCGGGCGTGGCGGTGGGCACCGTCTTCGCCACGCAGGCCCATGTCGTCCCCGGCGCGCTGGGCAACGACCTGGGCTGCGGCGTGAGCGCGCACCGCTTCGCCTTCCCCGCCGCCTCGCTGTCACGCGCGGACCTGGAGCGGCTCCTGTCCCAGCTCGCGCGGGTCATCCCGGTGGGGGACGCGGTGCACCGGGGACGGGGTCTGCCCCTGCCTCCCGGGCTCGAAGCCCCGCCGCTGTCCACCCAGAAGCTGGCCCATGCCTGGGAGCGGCTGGCGCCGCGTCACCTGGGCACGCTCGGGGGCGGCAACCACTTCCTGGAGCTGGACCGAGACGGGGCGGGGGACCTCTGGCTGCTCATCCACTCCGGTTCGCGGGGCGTGGGGGGCGCCGTGGGGGAACACCATCAGCGCGTGGCCCGGGCGCTGGGCCAGGGCACGCCGCCCGCGCTGCGCACGGACACCGAAGAGGGCCAGGCCTGCGTCCATGACCTGGACCTGGCGTGCCGCTTCGCCCGCGCCAACCGGGACGTGCTCGGAGCCCGGGCCCTCGCGGTGCTGGCGGACGTGCTGGGCGTGGCGCCGGACGCGGACAGCGCCGTGGACGTGCACCACAACCACGTCGCCTCCGAGCCACACTTTGGCCGCGCGCTCTGGGTCCACCGCAAGGGCGCGGTGGGGCTGGCCGCGGGGGCCCGGGGGCTCATCCCCGGCTCCATGGGCACGGCCTCCTACGTCGTCGAGGGACGCGCGGAGCCCCGCGCCTTCCGCTCCTGCTCGCACGGCGCGGGCCGCGTCCTCACCCGCACGGAGGCCCGCGCCCGCATCCGCCCGGACGCGCTGGTCCACGCCCTGCGCCGCGTGGTGTTCGACCCGGGCCGGGCGCACGCCCTGGTGGAGGAGGCGCCCGCCGCCTACCGGGACCTCACCGAGGTGCTGGAGGACGAGGCGGACCTCGTGACGCCCCGCGTCCGGCTCACGCCCCTGGCCGTGCTCAAGGGCTGA
- a CDS encoding ExbD/TolR family protein, with protein sequence MAFDVGGNKGGGVRPTMNVTPLVDVVLVLLIIFMVVTPLMTKNLWMNVPAKPDKKEEATPPPPDAKPPVVLTVDKAGTLRINHEEVPRDQVVARLQRMLNARADKIVFFDASDAVPYGSAMEVLDLARGGNITVAVLPDRLAD encoded by the coding sequence ATGGCTTTCGACGTCGGTGGCAACAAGGGCGGCGGTGTCCGCCCCACGATGAACGTGACGCCCCTGGTGGACGTGGTGTTGGTCCTCCTCATCATCTTCATGGTCGTCACGCCGCTGATGACCAAGAACCTGTGGATGAACGTGCCCGCGAAGCCGGACAAGAAGGAGGAGGCCACGCCTCCGCCGCCGGACGCGAAGCCGCCCGTGGTGCTCACGGTGGACAAGGCCGGCACGCTGCGCATCAACCACGAGGAAGTGCCCCGTGACCAGGTGGTGGCCCGCCTGCAACGGATGCTGAACGCGCGCGCGGACAAGATCGTCTTCTTCGACGCGAGCGACGCGGTGCCGTACGGCAGTGCCATGGAAGTGCTGGACCTGGCGCGGGGCGGGAACATCACCGTCGCCGTGCTGCCGGACCGGCTCGCGGACTGA
- a CDS encoding glycosyltransferase family 87 protein: MSTAEPARRHASLKVEWALLGVLAVAAVAVGQHPRRGADFRVYLTAAERFREGTDLYRAEDGTMPFKYAPVTAPLFLPFTAVPPRAAVALWNLGSVLALGAVSVLTRRAVPAAGEATPWAWAPVLATAVLLPAFSFEIFYGQVDAVLLWLLVLAAVGAERGRVWGPGAAFAVACLLKPPAALLGLFFLARRHWRVVGTTALFGALLVLPTLGRYGWTGTLSQLRDWTETLARTTPPWALGHNPQGLPTLLLSLVLPPESLPPAGAMTLAQAVALGLFVVALVWARPGPVELLAFCCLGVTLLSPLAWRANYLLAWPVIRAALEGRSRLGQACVAAVALIGMAVSDAVLGAELARRVLLFRPFAVAYSALLIALVWQTRRHGTPTAVLSDKAVTHLPRNFLNARGS, from the coding sequence ATGAGCACCGCTGAGCCCGCCCGCCGCCACGCATCCCTGAAGGTGGAGTGGGCGCTCCTGGGGGTGCTCGCCGTGGCGGCCGTGGCGGTGGGGCAGCATCCCCGGCGCGGCGCGGACTTCCGCGTCTACCTCACCGCCGCCGAGCGCTTCCGCGAGGGCACGGACCTCTACCGCGCCGAGGACGGCACCATGCCGTTCAAGTACGCGCCCGTCACCGCGCCCCTGTTCCTGCCCTTCACCGCCGTGCCGCCGCGCGCGGCCGTGGCGCTGTGGAACCTGGGCTCCGTGCTCGCGCTGGGCGCCGTGTCCGTGCTCACGCGCCGCGCGGTGCCTGCCGCTGGAGAGGCGACGCCATGGGCGTGGGCGCCGGTGCTCGCCACCGCGGTGCTGCTGCCCGCGTTCTCCTTCGAGATCTTCTACGGCCAGGTGGACGCTGTGCTGCTGTGGCTGCTGGTGCTCGCGGCGGTGGGCGCGGAGCGGGGCCGCGTGTGGGGTCCGGGCGCGGCGTTCGCCGTCGCATGCCTGCTCAAGCCCCCGGCCGCGCTGCTGGGGTTGTTCTTCCTGGCGCGCAGGCACTGGCGCGTCGTGGGGACCACGGCCCTCTTTGGCGCCCTGCTGGTGCTGCCCACGCTGGGCCGCTACGGGTGGACGGGCACGCTGTCACAGCTGCGTGACTGGACGGAGACCCTGGCGCGCACCACGCCGCCGTGGGCGCTGGGTCACAACCCGCAGGGTCTGCCCACGCTGCTGCTGTCGCTGGTGCTGCCTCCGGAGTCGCTGCCTCCCGCCGGCGCGATGACGCTGGCGCAGGCCGTGGCGCTCGGGCTGTTCGTCGTGGCGCTGGTGTGGGCGCGGCCCGGGCCCGTGGAGCTGCTCGCGTTCTGCTGCCTGGGCGTGACGCTGTTGTCACCATTGGCGTGGCGCGCGAACTACCTGCTCGCGTGGCCGGTGATCCGCGCGGCGCTGGAGGGACGCTCGCGCCTGGGGCAGGCGTGCGTGGCGGCGGTGGCGCTCATCGGCATGGCCGTGTCGGACGCGGTGCTGGGAGCGGAGCTTGCCCGGCGCGTGCTGCTCTTCCGGCCGTTCGCGGTGGCGTACTCCGCGCTGCTGATCGCGCTGGTGTGGCAGACGCGGCGTCACGGGACGCCCACCGCTGTTCTCTCCGACAAGGCCGTGACGCACCTGCCGCGCAATTTTTTGAACGCTCGCGGTTCGTGA
- a CDS encoding DUF3592 domain-containing protein, whose amino-acid sequence MPMNAMLMGVLVVGAALVTLVRLLLQHQLTLELREQGLHARGEVTHVRRSWLNARHRIVEYVFPLPDGGEIRGEYTEHRNGLLSQRASEGDSLEFLYLPDNPHRHQRVGAEVGLFTVLTGVLGLVVVMALAIILVMNAPSKKSPAPRGPTPAGRLRTYDEPPPRAKPPPPTREKRQAGAY is encoded by the coding sequence ATGCCCATGAACGCGATGCTGATGGGGGTGCTCGTCGTGGGAGCCGCGCTCGTGACGTTGGTGCGGCTGCTGCTCCAGCATCAGCTCACGCTGGAGCTGCGGGAGCAGGGACTGCACGCCCGGGGTGAGGTGACCCACGTCCGCAGGAGCTGGCTGAACGCGAGGCACCGCATCGTGGAGTACGTCTTCCCCCTGCCGGACGGTGGGGAGATCCGCGGCGAGTACACGGAGCACCGCAACGGGTTGCTGTCCCAGCGCGCCTCCGAGGGAGACTCCCTGGAGTTCCTCTACCTGCCGGACAACCCCCACCGGCACCAGCGCGTGGGCGCGGAGGTCGGGCTCTTCACCGTCCTGACCGGAGTGCTCGGCCTGGTGGTCGTCATGGCCCTGGCCATCATCCTGGTGATGAACGCACCCTCGAAGAAGTCCCCGGCGCCGCGCGGGCCCACGCCCGCGGGCAGGCTCCGGACCTACGACGAGCCGCCCCCGCGCGCGAAGCCGCCTCCCCCCACCCGGGAGAAGCGGCAGGCAGGCGCGTATTAG